Proteins from a single region of Haloterrigena alkaliphila:
- the citE gene encoding L-malyl-CoA/beta-methylmalyl-CoA lyase has product MTDDIRLCRTFQTAPAAVPKDDSAKYLVSALEAEGFQAPDWLVPDMEDGTAPNMKAEGLENTIEKVPEYDFPGEIWPRVEWSYEDEEYCEKGRNQIDRLVSEIGDEIDGVVVPKVGRLEDVERAAEVVAEAEAEHGYEDGSIGLSIIIETGRARSDLREISKFGEDSRLTALVFGPVDYAAELGGRDLGDGMPRWDGLLEALSNEASAAGLLSIGGPFDDLFKERAGLTYYNADDYADQVEHEAQLGLDGSWSLYPKQTVQANTVHMPTPEELERDVSKIERFNEAKREGTGAVTLDGQMVDEATFKNFRNTVQQVRAIDDIRPAQTEEYYDEELLTRARELELSYN; this is encoded by the coding sequence ATGACCGACGACATCCGACTCTGCCGCACGTTCCAGACCGCACCGGCCGCCGTTCCGAAAGACGACTCGGCGAAGTACCTCGTCTCCGCGCTCGAGGCCGAGGGGTTCCAGGCCCCCGACTGGCTCGTCCCCGATATGGAGGACGGCACCGCGCCGAACATGAAAGCCGAGGGCCTCGAGAACACCATCGAGAAGGTCCCCGAGTACGACTTCCCCGGCGAGATCTGGCCCCGCGTCGAGTGGAGCTACGAGGACGAGGAGTACTGCGAGAAGGGCCGCAACCAGATCGACCGGCTCGTGAGCGAGATCGGCGACGAGATCGATGGCGTCGTCGTCCCCAAGGTCGGCCGACTCGAGGACGTCGAGCGCGCCGCCGAGGTCGTCGCCGAGGCCGAGGCCGAACACGGCTACGAGGACGGCTCCATCGGCCTCTCGATCATCATCGAGACCGGCCGCGCCCGCTCGGATCTGCGCGAAATATCCAAGTTCGGCGAGGACTCCCGGCTCACCGCGCTCGTCTTCGGCCCCGTCGACTACGCCGCCGAACTCGGCGGCCGCGATCTCGGCGACGGCATGCCCCGCTGGGACGGCCTGCTCGAGGCCCTCTCGAACGAGGCCAGCGCCGCGGGCCTGCTCTCGATCGGCGGCCCCTTCGACGACTTGTTCAAGGAGCGGGCCGGCCTAACCTACTACAACGCCGACGACTACGCGGATCAGGTCGAACACGAGGCCCAGCTCGGCCTCGACGGCTCCTGGTCGCTGTACCCCAAACAGACCGTTCAGGCCAACACCGTCCACATGCCCACCCCCGAGGAGCTCGAGCGCGACGTGAGCAAGATCGAGCGCTTCAACGAGGCCAAACGGGAGGGCACCGGCGCGGTCACGCTCGACGGCCAGATGGTCGACGAGGCCACCTTCAAGAACTTCCGCAACACGGTCCAGCAGGTCCGCGCGATCGACGACATCCGACCCGCCCAGACCGAGGAGTACTACGACGAGGAGCTGCTGACGCGAGCCCGCGAGCTCGAACTCTCCTACAACTGA
- the mch gene encoding 2-methylfumaryl-CoA hydratase, whose translation MTDWTDPDTFAQALEQVDTKEKGNCFEDFEEGDVIEHDPGLTLTQFGNEGWMSQTLNHDPAYWRADAAAERGFEEPPVHPDYLTAATLGITVEDLSEKGGYFLGRTDVRFPGTPVYTGTELHVESEVVNRATSSSRPEYGIVSWRTRGTDAETGEVLCSYERTNMIPRREPVATDGGATAAEEDEDDGPDLPETFVTPEGGYFEDFVAALEDADDENAAVAYRHERGRTQDDVTVASLPLATLNTAKQHHNVDVMSDSPSGNIVTYGDVTRSTALGHARSDEETWREVGFDDESFHTFVAVGDTVYAFTRVLEAEDDASSDEAGTVRFEHIAFNQDDEPVYSGTRTAEIRKRSN comes from the coding sequence ATGACTGATTGGACAGATCCCGACACGTTCGCACAGGCACTCGAGCAGGTCGACACGAAAGAGAAGGGCAACTGCTTCGAGGACTTCGAGGAGGGGGACGTCATCGAACACGACCCCGGCCTCACCCTCACGCAGTTCGGCAACGAGGGGTGGATGAGCCAGACGCTCAACCACGACCCCGCCTACTGGCGGGCCGACGCCGCCGCGGAACGAGGCTTCGAGGAACCGCCGGTCCACCCGGACTACCTCACCGCCGCGACGCTGGGGATCACCGTCGAGGATCTCAGCGAGAAGGGCGGCTACTTCCTCGGCCGCACGGACGTCCGGTTCCCCGGCACGCCCGTCTACACGGGCACCGAACTCCACGTCGAGAGCGAGGTCGTCAACCGCGCGACCTCGAGTTCCCGACCGGAGTACGGCATCGTCTCCTGGCGCACCCGCGGCACGGACGCCGAGACGGGCGAAGTGCTGTGTTCCTACGAGCGGACGAACATGATCCCGCGCCGCGAGCCGGTCGCGACCGACGGCGGCGCCACGGCAGCCGAGGAGGACGAGGACGACGGGCCCGACCTCCCCGAGACGTTCGTCACGCCCGAGGGCGGCTACTTCGAGGACTTCGTCGCGGCCCTCGAGGACGCCGACGACGAGAACGCGGCCGTCGCCTACCGCCACGAGCGCGGCCGCACGCAGGACGACGTCACCGTCGCCTCGCTGCCGCTGGCGACGCTCAACACGGCCAAACAGCACCACAACGTCGACGTGATGAGCGACTCGCCGTCGGGGAACATCGTCACCTACGGCGACGTGACCCGTTCGACCGCGCTGGGCCACGCCCGCTCCGACGAGGAGACGTGGCGCGAGGTCGGCTTCGACGACGAGTCGTTCCACACCTTCGTCGCGGTGGGCGACACCGTCTACGCCTTCACGCGCGTGCTCGAGGCGGAAGACGACGCCTCGAGCGACGAGGCGGGCACCGTCCGGTTCGAACACATCGCGTTCAATCAGGACGACGAACCCGTCTACTCGGGGACGCGGACCGCCGAAATTCGAAAGCGTTCTAACTAA
- a CDS encoding methylaspartate ammonia-lyase, protein MEITGIHATPGYSGFFFDDQRAIKQGAQQDGFTYEGEPVTDGFDEIRQAGETIIVDIELADGTVVRGDCAAVQYSGAGGRDPLFQAEEYAPVVEGPVADELVGRDATEFLANAELLEELQVEGDRLHTAIRYGVSQALLAAAAEAENTTQTDVIADALGTEPATEPVPVFGQSGDDRYNNTEKMFVKGVPVLPHALINSVEKIGENGEVLLEYVEWLVERSQELGPDGYEPRFHIDVYGMIGEIFGAPYDRDEVVDYFAALEEAAAPFPIQIEGPMDVGNRADQIDAMVELREGLKDAGVGVDIVADEWCNTFEDVQAFVDAGAADLVQVKTPDLGGIHRSGQAVRYCEGTETRAYLGGTCNETETSARACAHVALATNAAQVLAKPGMGFDEGYMIVENEMRRTIARRKREQQTTDSDTDEITADD, encoded by the coding sequence ATGGAGATCACAGGAATACACGCGACGCCCGGCTACTCCGGGTTCTTCTTCGACGACCAGCGCGCGATCAAGCAGGGAGCACAGCAGGACGGCTTCACCTACGAGGGCGAACCGGTCACCGACGGCTTCGACGAGATTCGCCAGGCCGGCGAGACGATCATCGTCGACATCGAACTCGCCGACGGCACCGTGGTGCGGGGCGACTGCGCCGCGGTCCAGTACTCCGGTGCCGGCGGGCGCGACCCGCTCTTCCAGGCCGAGGAGTACGCCCCCGTCGTCGAGGGCCCCGTCGCTGACGAACTCGTCGGCCGCGACGCCACCGAGTTCCTCGCAAACGCGGAGTTACTCGAGGAGCTACAGGTCGAGGGTGACCGACTCCACACGGCAATCCGATACGGCGTCTCCCAGGCGTTGCTCGCCGCGGCCGCCGAAGCCGAGAACACGACCCAGACGGACGTCATCGCCGATGCACTCGGCACCGAACCCGCGACCGAGCCGGTGCCCGTCTTCGGCCAGTCCGGCGACGACCGCTACAACAACACGGAGAAGATGTTCGTCAAGGGCGTCCCCGTTCTCCCCCACGCGCTCATCAACAGCGTCGAGAAGATCGGCGAGAACGGGGAGGTCCTCCTCGAGTACGTGGAGTGGCTCGTCGAGCGCTCGCAGGAACTCGGACCGGATGGCTACGAGCCCCGGTTCCACATCGACGTCTACGGCATGATCGGGGAGATCTTCGGCGCGCCATACGACCGCGACGAGGTCGTCGACTACTTCGCCGCCCTCGAGGAGGCCGCTGCGCCGTTCCCGATCCAGATCGAGGGCCCGATGGACGTCGGCAACCGCGCCGACCAGATCGACGCGATGGTCGAACTCCGCGAGGGGCTCAAAGACGCCGGCGTCGGCGTCGACATCGTCGCCGACGAGTGGTGTAACACCTTCGAGGACGTGCAGGCGTTCGTCGACGCGGGGGCCGCCGACCTCGTGCAGGTCAAGACGCCCGACCTCGGTGGGATCCACCGCAGCGGGCAGGCGGTTCGCTACTGCGAGGGGACCGAGACCCGCGCGTATCTGGGCGGCACCTGTAACGAGACGGAGACCTCCGCGCGGGCCTGCGCCCACGTTGCACTCGCGACCAACGCCGCGCAGGTGCTCGCCAAGCCCGGCATGGGCTTCGACGAGGGGTACATGATCGTCGAGAACGAGATGCGACGAACGATCGCCCGACGGAAGCGCGAACAGCAGACGACCGACTCCGACACAGACGAAATCACCGCCGATGACTGA
- a CDS encoding methylaspartate mutase subunit E, whose translation MIRDERIPSDELRRIDEEIRSNWPTGEGVDFEDAIEYHESLPDHKRFADVLESADKPLLQPRAGVPRLDDQIELLQYLLEEGKADLLPTTIDSYTRDNEYEKAQQGLDKARETGDDTLNGFPAVNHGVDGCRKLIDAVDAPIEVRHGTPDARLLAAITFAGGFQSFEGGPISYNIPYTKRHGLEETIEKWQFVDRLAGAYTERGVRINREPFGPLTGTLVPPSIAIAVMLVEGKLAATQGVRSITLGYGQVGNVVQDVAALNALKELGNEYLPDEVVVTTVFHEWMGGFPPDEARANGVISLGGMTAAIAQPDKVITKSPQEFQGVPTMEANSAGLRTTRQVIDMAIEQDIRIDGIDEEQDLIERETRCLMDTIFEHGDGDVVQGTLKAFDSGALDVPFAPSDSAKGAVLPARDDDGRVRIFEWADLDMDDDIKEIHKARLSQRATTEGREQSFRMVADDVDAISDGKLIGRPQSQGDV comes from the coding sequence ATGATACGAGACGAACGTATTCCCTCCGACGAGCTACGGCGTATCGACGAGGAAATTCGATCTAACTGGCCGACGGGTGAAGGCGTCGACTTCGAAGACGCGATCGAGTACCACGAGTCGCTGCCCGACCACAAGCGATTCGCAGACGTCCTCGAGTCGGCCGACAAACCGCTGCTCCAGCCGCGAGCCGGCGTCCCCCGACTCGACGACCAGATCGAACTCCTGCAATACCTCCTCGAGGAGGGGAAAGCGGACCTCCTGCCGACGACCATCGACTCGTACACGCGCGACAACGAGTACGAGAAGGCCCAGCAGGGCCTCGACAAGGCTCGCGAAACGGGCGACGACACGCTCAACGGCTTTCCGGCCGTCAACCACGGCGTCGACGGCTGCCGGAAGCTAATCGACGCGGTCGACGCCCCGATCGAGGTGCGCCACGGCACGCCGGACGCCCGGCTGCTCGCGGCGATCACCTTCGCCGGCGGCTTCCAGAGCTTCGAGGGCGGTCCGATTTCCTACAACATTCCGTACACGAAGCGCCACGGCCTCGAGGAGACCATCGAGAAGTGGCAGTTCGTCGACCGCCTCGCGGGGGCCTACACCGAACGGGGCGTGCGGATCAACCGCGAGCCGTTCGGCCCCCTCACGGGGACCTTGGTCCCGCCGTCGATCGCGATCGCAGTCATGCTGGTCGAGGGCAAGCTCGCCGCCACGCAGGGCGTGCGCTCGATCACCCTCGGCTACGGCCAGGTCGGCAACGTCGTACAGGACGTCGCCGCCCTGAACGCCCTCAAGGAACTGGGCAACGAGTACCTGCCCGACGAGGTCGTCGTCACGACGGTCTTCCACGAGTGGATGGGCGGGTTCCCGCCGGACGAGGCCCGCGCCAACGGCGTCATCAGCCTCGGCGGCATGACCGCCGCGATCGCCCAGCCGGACAAGGTCATCACCAAGTCCCCACAGGAGTTCCAGGGGGTTCCGACCATGGAGGCGAACTCCGCCGGCCTGCGTACGACGCGACAGGTCATCGACATGGCCATCGAGCAGGATATTCGGATCGACGGCATCGACGAGGAGCAGGACCTGATCGAACGCGAGACCCGGTGTCTGATGGACACCATCTTCGAGCACGGCGACGGCGACGTCGTTCAGGGGACGCTCAAGGCCTTCGACTCCGGGGCGCTCGACGTGCCCTTCGCACCCAGCGACAGCGCGAAGGGGGCCGTCCTCCCGGCGCGGGACGACGACGGCCGGGTCCGCATCTTCGAGTGGGCCGACCTCGACATGGACGACGACATCAAGGAAATTCACAAGGCTCGGCTCTCACAGCGCGCCACCACCGAGGGCCGAGAACAGTCGTTCCGCATGGTCGCGGACGACGTCGACGCGATCAGCGACGGCAAACTCATCGGCCGACCACAGTCACAGGGTGACGTCTGA
- the glmS gene encoding methylaspartate mutase subunit S: MVFNTMSHTVVLGVIGSDAHVVGITILEQAFSAAGFDVINLGVQTSQEEFAEAAVDHDAEAVLVSSLYGHAEQDCQGFHEVLEEAGVDAVSYIGGNLAVGQDEFEQTRRTFRELGFDRVFDSETDPEDAIEALREDLQIKPTESERATISS, encoded by the coding sequence ATGGTTTTCAACACGATGTCCCACACGGTCGTCCTCGGCGTGATCGGTTCCGACGCTCACGTCGTTGGAATCACAATCCTAGAGCAAGCCTTCAGTGCAGCCGGCTTCGACGTCATCAACCTCGGTGTCCAGACCTCCCAGGAGGAGTTCGCCGAGGCCGCCGTAGACCACGACGCCGAGGCCGTACTGGTCTCGTCGCTCTACGGCCACGCCGAGCAGGACTGCCAGGGATTCCACGAGGTCCTCGAGGAGGCCGGCGTCGACGCCGTCTCCTACATCGGTGGCAACCTCGCCGTCGGTCAGGACGAGTTCGAGCAGACCCGGCGGACGTTCCGGGAGCTCGGCTTCGACCGCGTCTTCGACTCGGAGACCGACCCCGAAGACGCCATCGAGGCGCTTCGAGAGGACCTGCAGATCAAACCGACCGAGTCGGAACGTGCTACTATCAGTTCCTAG
- the mct gene encoding succinyl-CoA:mesaconate CoA-transferase yields the protein MGALSNLRVLDLTQVLAGPYCTMLLADMGADVVKIERPGGDMIRSNPPFVDDPEGEAYGGYFQSVNRGKRSIELNLGDEEDRADFLSLVEEADVVVENYRSGTMEKYDLGYETLKEYNEDIIYSSIRGFGDPRTGETHRQGQPSFDLIAQALGGVMETTGQPDGPPTKTGPGVGDLFTATLNCIGILAAVNHREQTGEGQYVDTAMYDSMISFTERAIYQQSYTGEAPTRRGNSHPTLFPYNAFETDDGYAVIAAFNNNHWAELCDIMGREELAEEYPTTAERLENRDLLRDEIADWTLEQTNEELVGKLEGRVPAAKVQTTEEIFDDPHIHARDMLVPVEQPGADRDVEIAGNPIKMSETTPQPRGRAPLLDEHREEILGEEAETTADD from the coding sequence ATGGGAGCGCTTTCGAATTTGCGCGTGCTGGATCTGACCCAGGTGCTGGCCGGGCCGTACTGCACGATGTTGCTCGCCGATATGGGCGCGGACGTCGTCAAAATCGAGCGGCCGGGCGGGGACATGATCCGGTCCAACCCGCCGTTCGTCGACGATCCGGAGGGAGAGGCCTACGGCGGCTACTTCCAGAGCGTCAACCGCGGCAAGAGGAGCATCGAGCTGAATCTCGGCGACGAGGAGGACCGCGCGGACTTCCTCTCGCTGGTCGAGGAAGCCGACGTCGTCGTCGAGAACTACCGCTCGGGGACGATGGAGAAGTACGATCTGGGCTACGAGACCCTCAAAGAATACAACGAAGACATCATCTACTCCTCGATTCGCGGCTTCGGCGACCCGCGGACGGGCGAAACCCACCGGCAAGGGCAGCCCTCCTTCGACCTCATCGCGCAGGCGCTGGGCGGCGTCATGGAGACCACCGGCCAGCCCGACGGCCCGCCGACGAAGACCGGCCCCGGCGTCGGCGACCTCTTCACCGCGACGCTGAACTGCATCGGCATCCTCGCCGCCGTGAACCACCGCGAACAGACCGGCGAGGGCCAGTACGTCGATACCGCCATGTACGATTCGATGATCAGCTTCACCGAGCGCGCCATCTACCAGCAGTCCTACACCGGCGAGGCGCCGACCCGACGGGGCAACTCCCATCCCACGCTGTTCCCCTACAACGCCTTCGAAACCGACGACGGCTACGCCGTCATCGCCGCGTTCAACAACAACCACTGGGCCGAACTCTGTGATATCATGGGCCGCGAGGAACTCGCCGAGGAGTATCCCACGACCGCCGAGCGCCTCGAGAACCGCGACCTCCTCCGGGACGAAATCGCCGACTGGACGCTCGAACAGACGAACGAGGAACTCGTCGGGAAACTCGAGGGCCGCGTCCCGGCCGCCAAGGTCCAGACGACCGAGGAGATCTTCGACGATCCACACATCCACGCGCGCGACATGCTCGTGCCGGTCGAACAGCCCGGCGCCGACCGCGACGTCGAGATCGCGGGCAACCCGATCAAGATGAGCGAGACGACGCCCCAGCCCCGCGGTCGCGCACCCTTGCTGGACGAACACCGCGAGGAGATTTTGGGCGAGGAAGCGGAGACGACGGCGGACGACTGA
- a CDS encoding DNA-binding protein: MSDGSDPNAIKDALETAVDAFNEEGHGIPTYEETIDTDDAWKAQLTKGCTLLRAVERIGGDGYYTATIELCFGAIERSIEAYALAEGGDELQDFHDHTYCYDRASELALLSRSTTDELRGLYTENRTDSYYGGKQPTKEQADAMQSLTREIHDHVRDQIREGGVCNC, from the coding sequence ATGAGTGACGGGTCCGATCCGAACGCGATCAAAGACGCACTCGAGACCGCCGTCGACGCGTTCAACGAGGAAGGACACGGCATCCCGACGTACGAGGAGACGATCGATACGGACGACGCCTGGAAGGCCCAACTCACGAAAGGGTGTACGCTGCTTCGTGCCGTCGAACGAATCGGCGGCGACGGTTATTATACTGCAACCATCGAACTCTGTTTCGGGGCTATCGAACGGTCGATAGAGGCGTACGCACTTGCAGAAGGTGGAGACGAATTGCAAGACTTCCACGATCATACGTACTGTTACGATCGTGCATCGGAACTCGCGCTTCTCTCGCGGTCGACGACGGATGAACTCAGGGGGCTGTACACCGAGAACCGGACGGACAGCTACTACGGTGGGAAACAGCCGACGAAAGAGCAGGCTGACGCCATGCAATCGCTGACTCGCGAGATACACGACCACGTCAGAGACCAGATTCGAGAGGGTGGTGTGTGCAACTGTTAG
- a CDS encoding nucleotidyltransferase domain-containing protein, with translation MKTKPNTSSTDQTTITLDIPVEDGRLFRSEVIDDILSLLSRNPDTEFSMTELANAVDHSRPSVSTAVDVLSSNDLVTAERKGRKRLVRINRDRLYVPDDPYFQIPQSEFHAPVRTAVETLADELDDVIGIVLYGSVARGEADRRSDIDLWVLVEDGRMEAQREANRIRHHLEEESFDGSRYAYEIDVEALQAVPNYLSELREILRDGITLYETEDFGTVRNVIRQGGDADE, from the coding sequence ATGAAAACGAAACCGAACACGTCGTCGACGGATCAGACGACCATAACCCTCGATATCCCGGTCGAGGACGGCAGGCTGTTCCGAAGTGAGGTTATCGACGACATTCTCTCACTTTTAAGTCGGAATCCGGACACCGAGTTCTCGATGACGGAGCTCGCGAACGCGGTCGATCACTCGAGACCGAGCGTTTCTACCGCGGTCGATGTGCTCTCGAGTAACGATCTCGTCACCGCGGAACGGAAAGGCCGGAAACGGTTGGTACGGATCAACCGAGACCGGCTCTACGTCCCCGACGATCCGTATTTCCAGATCCCCCAATCGGAGTTCCACGCGCCCGTACGGACGGCTGTAGAGACGCTCGCGGACGAACTGGACGACGTGATCGGAATCGTCCTGTACGGGAGCGTGGCTCGAGGCGAGGCCGATCGACGAAGCGATATCGATCTCTGGGTGCTGGTCGAGGACGGTCGAATGGAAGCCCAGCGGGAAGCGAATCGAATCCGCCACCACCTCGAGGAGGAATCGTTCGACGGTAGCCGGTACGCGTACGAGATCGACGTCGAAGCGCTGCAGGCGGTTCCGAACTACCTCTCCGAACTCCGAGAAATCCTGCGAGACGGGATCACGCTCTACGAAACCGAGGACTTCGGAACGGTTCGGAACGTGATCCGTCAGGGCGGTGATGCAGATGAGTGA
- a CDS encoding AAA family ATPase, which translates to MTSGEREQSGDSTAPDPAVYQVPITTDDEGPIRINFDRTVVTSVQRDRLEDICEIPLDHETVRVWGNTASKAADTGDYLLFADRDGHYGGEYTLLARIEHATILDEETAAAFTEAIGWGEVSDDSYQHVMFLDPVYETTLDREEFWETVGYNGWPNNTFARIKFDRTGSTFFSEYDSIPTFIEEIRGEKLYPTESADEDEETPGPDSRPTNVDHPVISHIRSASPTVYAFTAPPEYWLTTVEYGSVSFAEEHRDRWAELSEGDVAVLHARAEPSDEELSPRPGGIVGVGILGRRFEKDEPWWRDEHEYGESFPLVAAFDRLFLAGSIDRIDTSRSVAEKSTATIDRETDALTTDRLPTDRANDICAEATGTEFPVQSMHATFRADDGTDERDRPIALVSAMAEALTEVSTIHVHESYRGAISGETLEGLYFPDDQGERILEGIATALRSGKHILLTGPPGTGKTEIARRVSSALADDYPYLYSGYEVTTATADWSTFDTVGGYMPTESSETDGDDLAFTPGIVLNRLKDTRTETQSNELIVIDELNRADIDKAFGQLFTLLSGQSVQLPYTRNGREIELTTTDDLSGPPADHQYLVPDSWRIFATMNTYDKTSLYEMSYAFMRRFAFIRVPAPELPADDGQLEDLVYEYASAWELDPDRNVAMTVGRVWRETNNAVEERSIGPAIVEDVLRYVDQHPESALEYHLTQAVISYIFPQLEGVPKRRQIVRDIAAVREIDDSLLEQAAREMLQVTLAENE; encoded by the coding sequence ATGACGTCTGGGGAACGTGAACAGTCTGGCGATTCTACTGCTCCTGATCCGGCCGTCTATCAGGTGCCGATAACGACGGACGACGAGGGACCGATTCGGATCAATTTCGACCGGACCGTCGTCACGAGTGTCCAGCGGGACCGTCTCGAGGATATCTGTGAAATTCCGCTCGATCACGAGACGGTTCGGGTGTGGGGAAATACGGCGTCGAAGGCCGCTGACACCGGTGACTATCTCCTGTTCGCGGATCGCGACGGTCACTACGGGGGCGAGTACACCCTCCTCGCCCGGATCGAACACGCGACGATTCTCGACGAGGAGACGGCCGCAGCGTTTACGGAAGCGATCGGCTGGGGCGAGGTATCCGACGACTCGTATCAGCACGTCATGTTCCTCGATCCGGTGTACGAGACAACGCTCGACAGGGAGGAGTTCTGGGAGACGGTTGGATACAACGGCTGGCCGAACAACACCTTCGCTCGGATCAAATTCGACCGTACCGGGTCGACGTTCTTCTCGGAGTACGATTCGATCCCAACGTTCATCGAGGAGATCCGCGGTGAGAAGCTCTACCCGACCGAATCAGCCGACGAGGACGAGGAGACACCAGGTCCAGATTCGCGTCCAACGAACGTCGACCATCCGGTGATCTCGCACATTCGATCGGCCTCGCCAACCGTGTACGCGTTCACTGCCCCGCCGGAATACTGGCTCACGACCGTCGAATACGGGTCGGTCTCGTTCGCGGAAGAACACCGGGACCGGTGGGCCGAACTCTCGGAAGGCGACGTTGCCGTCCTCCACGCTCGAGCGGAGCCGTCGGACGAGGAACTCAGTCCCCGACCGGGCGGTATCGTCGGCGTTGGAATCCTCGGGCGTCGATTCGAGAAGGACGAACCGTGGTGGCGCGACGAACACGAGTACGGCGAGTCGTTCCCGCTGGTCGCGGCGTTCGATCGACTCTTCCTCGCGGGCTCGATCGACCGGATCGATACGTCTCGATCGGTCGCCGAAAAGTCGACTGCGACGATCGATCGGGAAACCGACGCGCTGACGACCGATCGCCTCCCGACCGACCGGGCGAACGACATCTGTGCCGAGGCTACCGGAACCGAGTTCCCGGTCCAGTCGATGCACGCGACGTTCCGGGCCGACGACGGAACCGACGAGCGCGACCGACCGATCGCGCTCGTCTCGGCGATGGCCGAGGCGCTGACCGAGGTCTCGACGATTCACGTCCACGAGTCATACCGAGGGGCGATCTCCGGCGAAACGCTCGAGGGACTGTACTTCCCTGACGACCAGGGCGAGCGGATTCTCGAAGGGATCGCGACGGCTCTTCGGTCGGGCAAGCACATCCTCCTGACGGGACCGCCGGGGACCGGCAAGACGGAGATCGCTCGCCGGGTCAGTTCGGCGCTCGCGGACGACTACCCGTATCTGTACTCGGGATACGAGGTGACGACGGCGACCGCCGACTGGTCGACGTTCGACACCGTCGGCGGCTACATGCCGACCGAATCGAGCGAGACCGACGGTGACGACCTCGCGTTCACGCCCGGAATCGTCCTCAACCGACTCAAGGACACTCGGACGGAGACCCAGTCGAACGAGTTGATCGTCATCGACGAACTCAACCGCGCCGACATCGACAAGGCGTTCGGACAGCTCTTCACGCTCCTCTCCGGGCAGTCGGTCCAACTTCCCTACACCAGGAACGGTCGCGAGATCGAACTCACGACGACGGACGACCTATCGGGACCACCGGCGGACCACCAGTATCTCGTGCCGGACTCGTGGCGGATCTTCGCGACGATGAACACCTACGACAAGACGTCGCTCTACGAGATGAGCTACGCGTTCATGCGACGGTTCGCGTTTATTCGCGTTCCAGCCCCCGAACTCCCCGCGGACGACGGTCAGTTGGAGGACCTCGTCTACGAGTACGCGAGCGCGTGGGAACTCGACCCCGATCGAAACGTGGCGATGACGGTCGGCCGCGTCTGGCGAGAGACGAACAACGCCGTCGAGGAGCGATCGATCGGACCGGCGATCGTGGAGGACGTCCTCCGGTACGTGGACCAGCACCCCGAATCGGCCCTCGAGTACCACCTCACGCAGGCCGTTATCAGCTATATCTTCCCGCAACTCGAGGGCGTTCCGAAGCGACGACAGATCGTCCGCGATATCGCGGCCGTCAGGGAAATCGACGACTCGCTACTCGAGCAGGCTGCTCGAGAGATGCTGCAGGTCACGCTGGCCGAGAATGAATAG
- a CDS encoding DUF5785 family protein: MSSNWPVDPDGEEGSEGMRKYDMRIIADKVDEGEDFPMNRDEFVAEYGDYPIRINHEKVVALSEIFEYVEPEEFETMVDMHKAVGAAMRAGDFWEYHPQGADPENKHA, translated from the coding sequence ATGAGCAGCAACTGGCCGGTCGATCCGGACGGCGAGGAGGGCAGCGAGGGGATGCGCAAGTACGACATGCGGATCATCGCGGACAAGGTCGACGAGGGAGAGGACTTTCCGATGAACCGCGACGAGTTCGTCGCGGAGTATGGCGACTACCCGATCCGGATCAACCACGAGAAGGTCGTCGCGCTCAGCGAAATCTTCGAGTACGTCGAACCCGAGGAGTTCGAGACGATGGTCGACATGCACAAGGCCGTCGGCGCGGCGATGCGCGCCGGCGACTTCTGGGAGTACCACCCGCAGGGTGCCGATCCCGAGAACAAACACGCCTGA